In Nostoc sphaeroides, the genomic window TCAAAAGCTGATAAAGCAATGTTAGAAGACTTGTGTGTACACCGTAGCCAACGCTACAAGCGTTGGAGCTGTTCTTGTTAAGTCTGTAGGAATAATCGGGATGGGAGGTTTTTCTGAGCAATTCGCTGGCTGTTAACTTTGTTAGATGAGACGGTATTGCCTTTGAACTAGAAAGTCCTAATTTCTAGCAAGTGGCTTGTTTTTTCTTCAAAGATGAACCTACACCCAACCCAGCAAATGCTAGCAAACCCAGCATAGAAGCAGGTTCAGGGACTTTGGATACCTGAATAGAGGCAGAATTTTGATCTACTGTTCTTGACGTTCCCTGTTGATTAATATCCTGACGGAATCGCAAAGAGTCGCCAACCGTTCCATTGAAGAAATATTCTCCAATTACACCCGTTCCTCCTCCTATATCCAGTCCACCAAACAATGTCTGAGTGGAAGTATTAAAGTTGAAAACAAAGAAATCAGATTGTGATACCCCACCACTAAGGGTGTTATAAGTTCCCAGAAGATTTTTAGATGGATCTAAAAAGGAGACATTCAAGGATTGTAAAAAGTTGGTTTTTCCACTACCAGCTTCTGAAATGATTGTTGGTGCTGTAGTTTCATCGTAGCTAAATGAACCTATTGCTGAATAACCAGCATCACCTTGCCAGCTAAAGTTTAAATCAATAGCTTGGGCTGGGTTGTTAGCAGCAACAGTAACACTAAAAGCAGCAGTCGTTGCTGCGATCGCGGCGATTTTGGCGAAAATGTTTTTCATGGTTATAACTCTAAAGTTGATTAAAATGATGCACATATCAATGCATCAAACAAAACTAAGCTTACGATAGAAATATATATACGTAAATAGCGCATAAAACTACGTGACCAAATGTAATGAATCAATGAAGTGAACACTTTTTTTGTGAAGTTTTGCATAAAATGCCAAGTCTCTAGCGATGTCTTACGACAAGCGGGCTGACCGATTCAGCTAAAAATCACGAGCGATCGCTTGAGAATAACTGATAAAGTTGAGCTACGCAAAGTTGAAAACAGTGTTATATGCCTGCGTTTCTATTAGAAGTTGGTACAGAAGAACTACCTGCAAGTTTTCTCAGTGATGCTTTAGTGCAATGGCAGGAACGGATTCCCCAAAGCTTGGAAGCAAACAGCCTTAAGGGTGAAAGTGTCCAGGTGTACGGTACTCCCCGGCGTTTGGCGGTAGTGATTAAAGGTCTACCATCCCAGCAAGCAGACCGAGAAGAAGAAATTAAAGGGCCCCCCGCCCAAGCCGCCTTTAAAGATGGTCAGCCTACTGCTGCTGCTATCGGCTTCGCCAAAAAGCAAGGTGTGGAAATAGATGCGCTGTTCCTTCGTCCCACTGACAAAGGGGAATTTGTATTTTTACAAAAAAGAATTCCTGGTCGTCCTGTGGCGGAAATTTTGACAGAACTTATTCCCCAATGGATTTGGGGTTTAGAAGGTAAGCGGTTGATGCGTTGGGGAAATGGAGATGCGAGGTTTTCACGACCGATTCGTTGGCTGGTAGC contains:
- a CDS encoding PEP-CTERM sorting domain-containing protein (PEP-CTERM proteins occur, often in large numbers, in the proteomes of bacteria that also encode an exosortase, a predicted intramembrane cysteine proteinase. The presence of a PEP-CTERM domain at a protein's C-terminus predicts cleavage within the sorting domain, followed by covalent anchoring to some some component of the (usually Gram-negative) cell surface. Many PEP-CTERM proteins exhibit an unusual sequence composition that includes large numbers of potential glycosylation sites. Expression of one such protein has been shown restore the ability of a bacterium to form floc, a type of biofilm.); its protein translation is MKNIFAKIAAIAATTAAFSVTVAANNPAQAIDLNFSWQGDAGYSAIGSFSYDETTAPTIISEAGSGKTNFLQSLNVSFLDPSKNLLGTYNTLSGGVSQSDFFVFNFNTSTQTLFGGLDIGGGTGVIGEYFFNGTVGDSLRFRQDINQQGTSRTVDQNSASIQVSKVPEPASMLGLLAFAGLGVGSSLKKKQATC